Proteins from one Juglans microcarpa x Juglans regia isolate MS1-56 chromosome 1S, Jm3101_v1.0, whole genome shotgun sequence genomic window:
- the LOC121247502 gene encoding receptor-like protein 13, protein MKFKVSGNRLQGVLSFSIFANASSLYYLDLSNNKLEVETESPSWVPTFQLRFLHLAGCSLNKKNGHVVPAFISNQYLLYLLDLSDNSLEGSVPCQLLFNKNITVLSLSRNKIDGSFLDCSANGTSPPLKWLDISDNHVKGSLPGNIGYLHPQLCLVDMSSNALEGNIPWSFGYPPLEFLYLSDNMLSGTIPQSLTRTGTQLMFLDLSNNKLQGQMLPKDANITRLRILHLSGNHFEGVISPSISNCPSLIILEVRDNDLSGNIPEWLYDHPHLVSLILSGNRLEGHLPRRLCRMKTLQVFDVSHNRLSGGIPSCLDNITFWNKSSPSPTYWNYYAKKLHIWFPYDLFGDDYMPFLTSAAQTSLFIKNRLHTFKGIPLLMMTAIDLSSNQLTGSIPSEMGELSQLRFLNLSNNSLTGSIPISFRNLTSMESLDLSHNKLRGRIPSELVELTSLSVFSVAYNNLSGRIPFEHQFSTFTSQCYEGNPGLFGDPLPRATKGQQVKDEKEGIKMIDQPFFFYAFVTVSYALGLWAFFGILIIKKNWRHKYFRAVDGYIESLFELLSKYK, encoded by the coding sequence ATGAAATTTAAGGTTTCTGGTAATCGATTACAAGGGGTGTTGTCATTTTCCATATTTGCCAACGCTTCTAGTCTTTACTACCTCGATCTTTCAAACAACAAGTTGGAAGTTGAAACAGAGTCTCCCTCCTGGGTGCCCACCTTTCAGCTACGTTTTCTGCACTTGGCAGGCTGCAGCCTCAACAAGAAGAATGGTCACGTTGTCCCAGCCTTCATATCCAAccaatatttattgtatttgcTAGACTTGTCTGACAACTCATTAGAAGGAAGTGTACCTTGTCAACTACTTTTCAACAAGAATATCACAGTTTTGTCCTTGAGTCGCAACAAAATCGATGGTTCTTTCCTTGACTGCTCTGCTAATGGAACTTCACCACCACTTAAGTGGTTGGACATATCTGATAATCATGTGAAAGGCTCTCTTCCAGGAAATATTGGATATCTTCATCCACAACTGTGTCTTGTTGACATGTCCTCAAATGCATTAGAAGGCAACATTCCTTGGTCCTTTGGTTATCCGCCTCTCGAATTTTTATACCTTTCTGATAACATGCTCTCAGGAACAATACCGCAGAGTTTGACTAGAACTGGCACGCAACTCATGTTTCTAGATTTATCAAACAACAAATTGCAAGGACAAATGCTCCCAAAGGATGCGAACATCACAAGGTTGAGGATCTTGCATCTAAGTGGCAATCACTTTGAAGGAGTAATCTCTCCCAGCATATCAAACTGTCCATCTTTAATAATCCTAGAGGTTAGAGACAATGACTTGTCCGGTAATATTCCAGAGTGGTTGTATGATCATCCTCACTTGGTTAGCCTTATTTTAAGTGGAAATCGCTTAGAAGGTCACCTACCCCGAAGACTGTGTCGGATGAAAACACTGCAAGTTTTTGACGTCTCTCACAATCGTCTTTCAGGAGGTATTCCCTCTTGCCTTGATAACATTACTTTCTGGAACAAGAGTTCTCCAAGTCCTACTTACTGGAATTACTATGCCAAAAAACTTCATATATGGTTTCCCTACGACCTATTTGGAGATGATTATATGCCTTTTCTAACATCAGCAGCTCAAACATCtttgttcataaaaaataggttaCATACTTTCAAAGGTATCCCTCTCTTGATGATGACTGCAATTGACCTGTCATCTAACCAGTTGACAGGTAGCATTCCTTCTGAAATGGGAGAACTGTCACAGCTTCGGTTCTTGAACTTGTCGAATAACTCTCTAACAGGTTCCATTCCAATCTCTTTTAGAAACTTGACAAGCATGGAGAGTTTGGATCTTTCTCACAACAAGTTGAGAGGGAGAATCCCTTCTGAATTGGTTGAACTCACTTCTTTATCTGTATTTAGTGTTGCCTACAACAATCTGTCAGGAAGAATCCCATTTGAGCATCAATTCTCAACTTTCACAAGCCAATGCTATGAGGGTAATCCGGGACTCTTTGGAGACCCCCTGCCAAGGGCAACAAAAGGGCAACAAGTCAAGGATGAAAAAGAAGGAATTAAAATGATTGATCAGCCTTTCTTCTTCTACGCATTTGTAACGGTGTCGTATGCACTCGGGTTGTGGGCTTTCTTTGGGATCCTAATCATTAAAAAGAACTGGAGGCACAAGTATTTCAGAGCCGTGGACGGATATATTGAGTCTTTGTTTGAGCTGCTCTCTAAGTATAAGTGA